Part of the uncultured Methanobrevibacter sp. genome, AAGAAAAAGCGCATTTGTAAAAGAAGGTAAAGAAATCGCTGAAAAAAGAGGAATTCCAATGTACAACCCAGACATTGGTACTCCTTTAGGTCAAAGGGCTTTAATGTCTTACCAATTATCTACTACTGATACTTATGTAGAAGGTGATGATTTACACTTTATTAACAACGCAGCTATCCAACAAGCTTGGGATGATATTAGAAGAACTGTTATTGTAGGTTTAAACACTGCTCACAATGTTCTTGAAAAAAGGTTAGGTATTGAAGTAACTCCTGAAACTATTACTGAATACTTAGAAACTGTAAACCACGCAATGCCTGGTGCAGCAGTAGTTCAAGAACACATGGTAGAAACTGACCCATTAGTAGTTCAAGACAGTTACGTAAAAGTTTTCACTGGTGACGATGAATTAGCTGATGAAATTGATTCAGCATTTGTTTTAGACATCAACAAAGAATTCAATGAAGAACAAGCTGCAGCTTTAAAAGAAGAAGTTGGTAATAGTGTATGGCAAGCTGTAAGAATTCCTGCTATCGTAGGAAGAGTTTGTGATGGAGGTACTACCTCAAGATGGTCTGCTATGCAAATTGGTATGTCCATGATTTCTGCATACAACCAATGTGCTGGTGAAGGAGCTACTGGTGACTTCGCATACGCATCAAAACATGCAGAAGTTATTCACATGGGTACTTACTTACCTGTAAGAAGAGCAAGAGCAGAAAACGAATTAGGTGGAGTTCCATTTGGTTTCATGGCAGATATCTGTCAATCTTCCAGAGTTAACACTGATGACCCAGTACGTTCAACCTTAGATGTAGTAGCTTTAGGTGCTGCATTATACGACCAAATTTGGTTAGGTTCTTACATGTCTGGTGGTGTAGGATTCACTCAATATGCTACTGCAGCATATACTGATGATGTATTAGATGACTTCACTTACTATGGTAAAGATTACGTAGAAGACAAATACGGTGGATTAACTGAAGCACCTAACAACATGGACACTGTTCTTGATGTAGGTTCTGAAGTATCTTTCTACGCATTAGAACAATATGAAGAATACCCAGCTTTACTTGAAACTCACTTCGGTGGATCTCAAAGGGCTTCTGTAATTTCAGCAGCAGCTGGTTGTTCTACTGCATTCGCTACTGGTAATGCTCAAACTGGTTTAAGTGCATGGTACTTAGGTATGTACTTACACAAAGAACAACATTCCAGATTAGGTTTCTACGGATACGATTTACAAGATCAATGTGGTGCAGCTAACGTATTCTCCATCAGAAATGATGAAGGTTTACCACTCGAAATGAGAGGACCAAACTACCCTAACTACGCTATGAACGTAGGTCACCAAGGTGAATATGCTGGTATTTCCCAAGCTCCTCACGCAGCTCGTGGAGACGCATGGGCTTTCAACCCATTAATCAAAATCGCATTTGCTGATAAAAACTTAGTATTTGACTTCAGTAAACCTCGTGAAGAATTTGCTAAAGGTGCATTAAGAGAGTTCGAACCATCTGGTGAAAGAACTGTCATCACCCCAGCAAAATAAATTTAAAAATATATAGGTTGAATAGGTGATTTTTCACCTATTTATTTCCTTAAATTTAAGTATGCCTTAAAATTTTTTAGTAAAACATTTATATTAATATTGAGAGAAAGATAAGTATCAATAGAAAAATTCTATTGGTATCATTTAATTGATTTTTATATGGAATAAAAATCGCAATTTATTACGTATATTCATTAGTGAATATATATCATGTTTATTAAATGATCAATTTAATAAAAAATATGGAGGAAAAAAATTATGGACCCTGTAACATTAGGTGTTGTTGCATTAATGGGTGCAGTTGCAACTATTGGGGGAGCTGCAGAAGATATCGAATCTGACCTCGGTTCTCAAAGTAACCCTAACTCTCAAGTTCAACTTGCTCCACAAATGGGACATTTACACCGTATGATAAACAAAGCGGCTTCTGGTGAACCAGTCGCTTATGGTGTTTGGTGTGGTGTTGCTGGATCTATTGCATTTGTATTAATGTCACATTTTAACTTTTATCCAATTATATCTCTTGCAATAGGTTCTTGTGTCGCTGCTTTTGTTCACGCTATTTATACTATTACTGCTCATATGGGTAGGATTGTTGGTCAATCTCAATTTGAACAACCATTATTTATGGATGTATTAACTCAATCTTTAGGACCAATTGTTGGTCATGGATTTATAACTACATTTTGTCTTGTTGGAGTTTCATATTTAATGACTATTCCATTAAATGGTACTCCATTACATGAGTTCCCATTACCACTTTTAGCTGTACTTTGGGGTATTACTCTTGGAGCTATCGGTTCTTCAACTGGGGATGTTCATTACGGTGCTGAAAGTGAGTACCAAAAGTTCGAGTTTGGAGGAGGAACTCCTGTAGCTATTCAAGGAGATATTGTTACTAAAGCTCCTTTAGGTGCTAAAAATTCAATTGATGTAGGAAACTTCTGTGTAAAATTCGGTGGACCTTTAACTGGTTTCTGTTTTGGTCTTGTTGTATTTTTCAGTTTCTGGAACTCAGTTGTATTTGGATTATATGGTGGATTAATTGTTGGTTTCATTATTGTTCTAATTTTAATCTTTATGAATGATAAATTAGAAAGATTCGCAAGAAAACAATATGGACCATATGAGGAAGAATAAGGAGGTTTCGATTATGGATCCAATTTTTGTTATTTTATTTGTTGCTATTGGTGGAGTATTAATTGGTGCTGGTGTGCATTTTATTCCTGTAGGTGGAGCTCCTGCAGCTATGGCAACAGCTACTGGTGTAGGTACTGGTACTGCAATGTTAGCTGCTGGTGCAGGTTTAACAGGACTTATTGGTGCTGCAACTATGACTGGTCAATCATGGATTATTGTAGGTATTGGTGGTGCTGTAGGTGCTATGATAATGTTAGCTATCACTATGCTCATTGCTAATTACATATATGTGTATGGTGTAGGTATTGTACCTGCTGCATCTAAAACTCCAGTTGACCCTATTACTAAACGTAACCAAGAAAAATATAAAACTCCTGGTACTGAAGGACATGGTGTACCATGTGTTTGTTTCATTAGTGGTCTTATAGGTGCTGCTTTCGGTGGTTTTGGTGGAGGTTTAATATACTATGCTATTTATAATGCTGTTCAAGCTTCTACTTACTTCACTGATCCAGCAATTAGTATAGGTTTAGCTGCTATATTAGGTACTGGTGTTTTCTTCATTAACTCCGTTATTGCATCTTATAATATTGGAGGTACTATTGAAGGTATGCATGATCCTAAGTTTAAAAGGATTGGTACTGGAGCATTATCTTGTGCTATTGCATCTGTTGTAGTTGGAATATTTTGTGTATTATTAACAGGAGGAATCTAAGATGTCTGCTGGTGGAAGTGCTGATGGTGCACATAGTGCATTAAATTCTAATTATTTATTAGCTATGGGTGTTATCGGTGGTTTATTAGGTATATACTTATGTAATATTAATGGTATTATAGGTCCTGTTTTAGCAGGTCTTGGTGCTGTATGTGCTAGTGTATGGGGATCTGATGCTATACGTAGTGTAGCTAGTTATGGTTTAGGTACTGGTGTACCATCTATTGGTTATATGTGTTTATCTATCAGTATTATTGGTGTTTTAGCAGGTCTTGCTATGGGACTTATTTTCCCTGATTTAAGTATATTTGGACCAATTTTAGGATTAATCTTTTCTATGATTATTGGTTTAGTTGTTGCTTTAATCGCTACAAAAATTGTTGGAATGAAAATCCCAATTATGGTAAGATGTACTGTTGAAATTGCAGGTGCAGGTGCTTTAACTGTATTAGCTTTATCTTCAGCTATTACTGGTAGTTTTGCAGCAACTGACATATTTGAACATGTTGTTGCTCCTGGATTTATTGCATTATTCTTTATATTATGTACTATGGCAATTCAACATCCATTCAATGCATGTTTAGGACCAAATGAAGATCAAATAAGGACTCTTAAATGTGCAGCATCTACTGCATTCTTATCTATGGCAGTTACTGGTTTATTATCTTGTGTTGCTGGAGATACCTTTGGATGGTTAGCAGTATTCCTTGTTGGTTTAATTGGTTGGATTATTTCATTTAGATCATTTGTTAAAGCTTCATATGATGCTGCAGCTTCAGTTAGATGGGCTGGTTTATGGCCAAAAGTAGAGGAGTAAATAAGGAGGTTTAATTATGGCTCAAATGTTACCTATGGTTCAAATTGTACCTGACATGAATCTAGCTTTAGATCCTGTCACAGGAGTTATTGGTGCATCTTTAGGTGGGGGAGTTATCCTTTTATCTATGGATGAGGTAAATGAAGAAGTAGCAAAACTTCAAAGTGCTGCTGATGAGTTAGTAAGCTCTTTAGATCCTTATACTAGTCCTGCAGGTGCTTATCCTGGAAGGGATGGTTCTTATATTACTGCAGGAATGTTAACAAATGTAGTTTATGGATTTTTATTAGCATCATTTATTATATTTGCAGCATTACCATTCTTACAATCAGTGGGGGTTTTATAGATGGCAGATAAAAAAGCTCCAGCAGATACCTGGCCGGTTATTAGTGGAGATTATATTGTAGGGGATCCAGAAAGTCCTGTTGCTGTAACTACTTTAGCTTCTCACATTGAAGCTGAACTTTCTGGTGCTGCAATTGCAGGCCCATGTAAAACAGAAAATTTAGGTGTAGAAAAAGTTGTTGCAAACATTATTTCTAATCCAAACATCCGTTTCTTAATTTTAGCTGGTGCTGAAGTACAAGGACATATTACTGGTCAATGTTTCAAAGCATTACATGAAAACGGTGCGGATCCAGATAAAAAGAAAATTATTGGAGCAACTGGTGCTATTCCTTTCGTTGAAAATGTACCATTAGAAGGGGTTGAAAGATTCCAACAACAATTAGAAATTATTGATTTAATTGACACTGAAGATGTTGGTGCTATTCAATCTAAAATCAATGAATGTGTTGAAAAAGACCCTGGTGCTTTTGAAGAAGAAGCTATGGTTATTTCCGTTGAAGGTGACGACGGAGAAGAAGATGATGGTGAAGAAATGAAAGTAGTTTCTGCAGAAACTGCTCTCATTGAAGCAAGGATGAGAGACATTAATACTAAAATAGATATGGTTGGGGCAATTAATAGAAACTTTGCAGGTAATTATGCTGGTAAAGTTCAAGGTATCATGTTAGGTTTAGTATTCTCTTTAGTAATCGGAGCTTTATTCTTAGTATTATAGGAGGAATAATTTATGGTACAAATTTCTAATAAACCTACTATTAATGGTATTAAAGATGTTGCAGAAGATGCTGATTACAGTTCAAAACTTATTGCAAGGGAAGGCAAACTTTTTGCAGGATTAACAACAACTAGGTTCCAAGGTTTTGCTATTGGTGTTGTAGTAGCTGTAGCATTATTAGTTGTTATTCCAGCTATTGCTAAATTATGTGGAATGTAGAGGTGTTTATTTATGAGTGAAGAAGAAAATAATTCAATACCTCAAGTAATGGTTTCATCTGATGATCTTAAAGGCATCGTTGCAAAATTAGATGATGCTGAGGAAAAAGTAGATTTTACTTTAGGTGAATATTATCAACGTTTAGGTCAACAAACTGGTAGGGACGTTGGTATTTTATACGGTATGATAATTGGTTTAATGATTTTAGTAATTGTCATGAAGTATGATTTAGTTTCTATATTGTTATAGGGGGTTTAATAAAATGTTTAGATTTGATAAAGAGCAAGTAGTATTTGACTTTGCTGGTGTAAAGATGGGAGGTCAACCTGGAGAATACCCAACAGTTTTATGTGGTACTATTTTCTACGGTGGACATAATATTATTAATGATGAATTAACAGGTGATTTTGATAAAAGTAGAGCAGAAGCTTTAGTTAACGATATGATTAATGTATCTGATGTTACAGGTAATCCATGTATTGTACAAGTTTTCGGTCAAACTGAAGAAGCTATTGTAAAATACATAGAATATATTGGTGACATCTGTGATCAACCGTTCCTTATAGACTCTACTTCTGGAGATGCTAGGGTAGCTGGTGCAAATTATGCTGATGAAGTTGGTTTAACTGACAGAGCTATTTATAACTCAATTAACATGGCTGCAGATAAATCTGAATTAGAAGCTCTTGCTGCTACTGATATTTCTGCTTCCATCATTTTAGGTTTCAACCCAATGAATGCTACTGTTGATGGTAAAATGGCAATGTGGGAAAATGGAGATGATGGTGCTTACGAAAAAGGTTTACTTGAAGTGGCTGCAGATTGTGGTATTGATAAATTTATGATGGATACTGCTGTAACTCCATTAGGACAAGGTGCAGGTATTGCTGCAAAAACCACTTTTGCGGAAAAAGCTAAATGGGGATACCCAGTTGGTTCTGGTATTCACAATGTGCCTTCTGCATGGGACTGGTTAAGAGACTACAAAAAAGACGGTAATAAAAATGCTTACAC contains:
- the mcrA gene encoding coenzyme-B sulfoethylthiotransferase subunit alpha, whose amino-acid sequence is MADKKFLDAMKNKFSEDPTDKRTTFYNMGGWKQSERKSAFVKEGKEIAEKRGIPMYNPDIGTPLGQRALMSYQLSTTDTYVEGDDLHFINNAAIQQAWDDIRRTVIVGLNTAHNVLEKRLGIEVTPETITEYLETVNHAMPGAAVVQEHMVETDPLVVQDSYVKVFTGDDELADEIDSAFVLDINKEFNEEQAAALKEEVGNSVWQAVRIPAIVGRVCDGGTTSRWSAMQIGMSMISAYNQCAGEGATGDFAYASKHAEVIHMGTYLPVRRARAENELGGVPFGFMADICQSSRVNTDDPVRSTLDVVALGAALYDQIWLGSYMSGGVGFTQYATAAYTDDVLDDFTYYGKDYVEDKYGGLTEAPNNMDTVLDVGSEVSFYALEQYEEYPALLETHFGGSQRASVISAAAGCSTAFATGNAQTGLSAWYLGMYLHKEQHSRLGFYGYDLQDQCGAANVFSIRNDEGLPLEMRGPNYPNYAMNVGHQGEYAGISQAPHAARGDAWAFNPLIKIAFADKNLVFDFSKPREEFAKGALREFEPSGERTVITPAK
- the mtrE gene encoding tetrahydromethanopterin S-methyltransferase subunit E — its product is MDPVTLGVVALMGAVATIGGAAEDIESDLGSQSNPNSQVQLAPQMGHLHRMINKAASGEPVAYGVWCGVAGSIAFVLMSHFNFYPIISLAIGSCVAAFVHAIYTITAHMGRIVGQSQFEQPLFMDVLTQSLGPIVGHGFITTFCLVGVSYLMTIPLNGTPLHEFPLPLLAVLWGITLGAIGSSTGDVHYGAESEYQKFEFGGGTPVAIQGDIVTKAPLGAKNSIDVGNFCVKFGGPLTGFCFGLVVFFSFWNSVVFGLYGGLIVGFIIVLILIFMNDKLERFARKQYGPYEEE
- the mtrD gene encoding tetrahydromethanopterin S-methyltransferase subunit D; this encodes MDPIFVILFVAIGGVLIGAGVHFIPVGGAPAAMATATGVGTGTAMLAAGAGLTGLIGAATMTGQSWIIVGIGGAVGAMIMLAITMLIANYIYVYGVGIVPAASKTPVDPITKRNQEKYKTPGTEGHGVPCVCFISGLIGAAFGGFGGGLIYYAIYNAVQASTYFTDPAISIGLAAILGTGVFFINSVIASYNIGGTIEGMHDPKFKRIGTGALSCAIASVVVGIFCVLLTGGI
- the mtrC gene encoding tetrahydromethanopterin S-methyltransferase subunit MtrC, with amino-acid sequence MSAGGSADGAHSALNSNYLLAMGVIGGLLGIYLCNINGIIGPVLAGLGAVCASVWGSDAIRSVASYGLGTGVPSIGYMCLSISIIGVLAGLAMGLIFPDLSIFGPILGLIFSMIIGLVVALIATKIVGMKIPIMVRCTVEIAGAGALTVLALSSAITGSFAATDIFEHVVAPGFIALFFILCTMAIQHPFNACLGPNEDQIRTLKCAASTAFLSMAVTGLLSCVAGDTFGWLAVFLVGLIGWIISFRSFVKASYDAAASVRWAGLWPKVEE
- a CDS encoding tetrahydromethanopterin S-methyltransferase subunit B encodes the protein MAQMLPMVQIVPDMNLALDPVTGVIGASLGGGVILLSMDEVNEEVAKLQSAADELVSSLDPYTSPAGAYPGRDGSYITAGMLTNVVYGFLLASFIIFAALPFLQSVGVL
- the mtrA gene encoding tetrahydromethanopterin S-methyltransferase subunit A, encoding MADKKAPADTWPVISGDYIVGDPESPVAVTTLASHIEAELSGAAIAGPCKTENLGVEKVVANIISNPNIRFLILAGAEVQGHITGQCFKALHENGADPDKKKIIGATGAIPFVENVPLEGVERFQQQLEIIDLIDTEDVGAIQSKINECVEKDPGAFEEEAMVISVEGDDGEEDDGEEMKVVSAETALIEARMRDINTKIDMVGAINRNFAGNYAGKVQGIMLGLVFSLVIGALFLVL
- a CDS encoding tetrahydromethanopterin S-methyltransferase subunit F, with product MVQISNKPTINGIKDVAEDADYSSKLIAREGKLFAGLTTTRFQGFAIGVVVAVALLVVIPAIAKLCGM
- the mtrG gene encoding tetrahydromethanopterin S-methyltransferase subunit MtrG — its product is MSEEENNSIPQVMVSSDDLKGIVAKLDDAEEKVDFTLGEYYQRLGQQTGRDVGILYGMIIGLMILVIVMKYDLVSILL
- the mtrH gene encoding tetrahydromethanopterin S-methyltransferase subunit H gives rise to the protein MFRFDKEQVVFDFAGVKMGGQPGEYPTVLCGTIFYGGHNIINDELTGDFDKSRAEALVNDMINVSDVTGNPCIVQVFGQTEEAIVKYIEYIGDICDQPFLIDSTSGDARVAGANYADEVGLTDRAIYNSINMAADKSELEALAATDISASIILGFNPMNATVDGKMAMWENGDDGAYEKGLLEVAADCGIDKFMMDTAVTPLGQGAGIAAKTTFAEKAKWGYPVGSGIHNVPSAWDWLRDYKKDGNKNAYTVCDIGANIVQVMTGGDFVLFGPIDNAKIAFPAVAQTDMFIAEAAADFGIEPVESHPFNNLL